From Amycolatopsis sp. YIM 10, the proteins below share one genomic window:
- a CDS encoding ABC transporter permease, with the protein MANRMWPVAAALAGAVVAVVLGFLTFGVQATVAPDRLPVAVAAPDGPARAAAERIAAQGGGQLDWKVTTPDEARRLLDDKAVYGVLELGQPPVVVVSGAVNPSGTQVAQQVLTTVAQAIGPAQVQTVHPASVAGRTTPLALSALAWLGCLVGGAVLVLVSARRNHQPGTGARLTQVAVTSVLVTGVLAGFAKLWDSSLPMGWDVLGFLLLTTAGFAALQAGLLRLLGVRAMAILGPLYLLAPAVAGQVPELLHEGYRWLLWSWTPFRFATEGLRSLLQGTPGAPDVATGVWVLGGLLAAGLVVLLWPVRSAGQEAEADAPDRVVHVGVH; encoded by the coding sequence ATGGCCAACCGGATGTGGCCGGTGGCCGCGGCGCTGGCCGGCGCGGTGGTTGCCGTGGTGCTCGGGTTCCTGACCTTCGGCGTGCAGGCGACGGTCGCGCCGGACCGGCTGCCGGTGGCGGTGGCCGCGCCGGACGGCCCGGCGCGCGCGGCTGCCGAGCGGATCGCCGCGCAGGGTGGCGGGCAACTGGACTGGAAGGTCACCACGCCGGACGAGGCGCGGCGGCTGCTCGACGACAAGGCGGTCTACGGTGTGCTCGAACTGGGGCAGCCGCCGGTCGTGGTGGTCTCGGGCGCGGTCAACCCGAGCGGGACGCAGGTGGCGCAGCAGGTGCTCACCACCGTCGCCCAAGCGATCGGACCGGCGCAGGTGCAGACCGTGCACCCGGCGAGCGTGGCCGGGCGGACCACGCCGCTGGCGCTCAGCGCGCTGGCCTGGCTCGGCTGCCTGGTCGGCGGCGCGGTGCTGGTGCTGGTCTCGGCGCGGCGGAACCACCAGCCGGGCACGGGCGCGCGGCTGACGCAGGTCGCGGTCACCAGCGTGCTGGTCACCGGGGTGCTCGCCGGGTTCGCGAAGCTCTGGGACTCGTCGCTGCCGATGGGCTGGGACGTGCTCGGTTTCCTGCTGCTCACCACGGCGGGCTTCGCCGCGCTGCAGGCCGGGCTGCTGCGGCTGCTCGGTGTGCGGGCGATGGCGATTCTCGGCCCGCTGTACCTGCTCGCGCCCGCGGTCGCCGGGCAGGTCCCGGAACTGCTGCACGAGGGGTACCGCTGGCTGCTCTGGTCGTGGACGCCGTTCCGGTTCGCCACCGAGGGCCTGCGCAGCCTGCTGCAGGGCACCCCGGGCGCGCCGGACGTGGCGACCGGGGTGTGGGTGCTCGGCGGGCTGCTGGCGGCCGGGCTGGTGGTGCTGCTGTGGCCGGTCCGGTCAGCCGGCCAGGAAGCTGAAGCGGACGCGCCGGACCGGGTTGTCCACGTTGGTGTCCACTAG
- a CDS encoding secondary thiamine-phosphate synthase enzyme YjbQ, with amino-acid sequence MHSTEIEVRTGKTAVVHDLTKEAESFLGAHGAEDGLLHVWVPHATAGLAVLETGAGSDDDLLAALDDLLPRDNRWRHQHGTRGHGRDHVLPALLPPYATVPVLGGVMALGTWQSVCLVDTNVDNPVRRVRFSFLAG; translated from the coding sequence ATGCATTCCACCGAGATCGAGGTCCGCACCGGCAAGACCGCCGTGGTGCACGACCTGACCAAGGAGGCCGAGTCGTTCCTCGGCGCGCACGGCGCGGAGGACGGCCTGCTGCACGTGTGGGTGCCGCACGCCACCGCCGGGCTGGCGGTGCTGGAGACCGGTGCCGGCAGCGACGACGACCTGCTCGCCGCGCTCGACGACCTGCTCCCCCGCGACAACCGCTGGCGGCACCAGCACGGCACCCGTGGTCACGGCCGTGACCACGTGCTGCCCGCGCTGCTGCCGCCCTACGCGACGGTGCCGGTGCTCGGCGGGGTGATGGCGCTGGGCACCTGGCAGTCGGTCTGCCTAGTGGACACCAACGTGGACAACCCGGTCCGGCGCGTCCGCTTCAGCTTCCTGGCCGGCTGA
- a CDS encoding response regulator transcription factor — MRVVIAEDSTILRAGLVELLTLRGHEVVAAVKDGDALRAAVAAHRPDVSIVDIRMPPTFTDEGLRAAIALRAANPGEPILLFSQYIETRYAAELLADRAGAVGYLLKDRVAEVSDFLAALARVADGETVLDPEVVTQLLGATGKTGALAALTPREREVLELMAQGRSNAAIASTLFLSPGSVEKYVTSLFGKLGLAPSDGDNRRVLAVLRYLES, encoded by the coding sequence GTGCGGGTAGTCATCGCGGAGGATTCGACCATTCTGCGCGCGGGGCTGGTCGAACTGCTCACCCTGCGCGGGCACGAGGTCGTCGCCGCGGTGAAGGACGGCGACGCGTTGCGGGCCGCGGTCGCCGCGCACCGGCCGGACGTGTCCATTGTGGACATCAGAATGCCGCCGACCTTCACCGACGAGGGCCTGCGCGCGGCGATCGCGTTGCGCGCGGCGAATCCCGGCGAGCCGATCCTGCTGTTCTCCCAGTACATCGAGACCCGGTACGCGGCCGAGCTGCTGGCCGATCGCGCGGGCGCGGTCGGTTACCTGCTCAAGGACCGGGTCGCCGAGGTGTCCGACTTCCTGGCCGCGCTGGCCAGGGTGGCCGACGGGGAAACCGTGCTCGATCCCGAAGTGGTGACCCAGTTGCTGGGCGCCACCGGGAAAACCGGCGCGCTGGCCGCGCTCACCCCGCGCGAACGCGAAGTGCTGGAGCTGATGGCGCAGGGCCGGTCGAACGCGGCCATCGCGAGCACGCTGTTCCTCTCGCCCGGTTCGGTGGAGAAGTACGTGACGAGCCTGTTCGGCAAGCTGGGGCTGGCGCCGTCGGACGGGGACAACCGCCGCGTGCTCGCCGTGCTGCGTTATCTGGAGTCATGA
- a CDS encoding sensor domain-containing protein — protein sequence MQNAGMAVFRRWVVEPVRGPFWGELGWILLGLPLAVLSLVGIVLVLVPGIALSPLLIGLPMVAGALLAARAVASLHRGLTASLLGTAVPGPTGKPASFKAYLADGPGWRAVAYLVLRVPLATVNLLVAAFLVVYGLGTLTYPFWWLVLDGQVLPVFDIGSSGPVLSIPLALIAAALLMVTPALVHLLLGLDRVLVRALLGPTTLTERVRDLEESRAAAVETADVKLRRIERDLHDGAQAQLVALAMKLGVAKDELEAAEIDLDRLRALIAAAHTGAKDALTELRDLARGIHPASLDAGLEVALSTLAARSEAEVKVLVSLPERPPAAIESILYFSAAELLTNAIKHGGVSRAELQLFELDSMLRLYVSDRGRGGARMHPAGGLAGLADRLRAVDGYLSIDSPPGGPTVVAVEIPV from the coding sequence GTGCAGAACGCGGGTATGGCCGTCTTCCGGCGCTGGGTCGTCGAGCCGGTGCGGGGTCCGTTCTGGGGCGAACTCGGCTGGATTCTGCTCGGCCTGCCGCTGGCCGTGCTCAGCCTCGTCGGCATCGTGCTGGTGCTGGTGCCGGGCATCGCGCTGAGCCCGCTGCTGATCGGCCTGCCGATGGTGGCCGGGGCACTGCTCGCCGCGCGCGCCGTCGCGTCGCTGCACCGGGGGCTGACCGCTTCACTGCTTGGCACCGCGGTCCCCGGGCCGACCGGCAAGCCCGCCTCGTTCAAGGCCTATCTCGCCGACGGGCCCGGCTGGCGCGCGGTCGCCTACCTGGTGCTGCGCGTGCCGCTGGCCACGGTCAACCTGCTGGTGGCCGCGTTCCTGGTGGTCTACGGGCTGGGCACGCTGACCTACCCGTTCTGGTGGCTGGTGCTCGACGGACAGGTGCTGCCGGTGTTCGACATCGGCTCGTCGGGACCGGTGCTGTCGATCCCGCTCGCGCTGATCGCGGCCGCGCTGCTGATGGTCACCCCGGCGCTGGTCCACCTCCTGCTTGGCCTCGACCGGGTGCTGGTGCGGGCACTGCTGGGGCCGACCACGCTCACCGAACGGGTGCGGGACCTGGAGGAGAGCCGGGCCGCCGCGGTCGAAACGGCCGACGTGAAGCTGCGGCGCATCGAGCGGGACCTGCACGACGGCGCGCAGGCGCAGCTGGTCGCGCTGGCGATGAAGCTCGGCGTGGCCAAGGACGAGCTGGAAGCCGCCGAGATCGACCTGGATCGGCTGCGCGCGCTGATCGCCGCCGCGCACACCGGCGCGAAGGACGCGCTCACCGAACTCCGCGACCTGGCCCGCGGCATCCACCCCGCCTCGCTGGACGCCGGACTGGAGGTGGCACTGTCCACATTGGCCGCGCGCAGCGAGGCCGAGGTGAAGGTGCTGGTCTCCCTGCCGGAGCGGCCACCGGCCGCGATCGAGTCCATCCTGTACTTCAGCGCGGCGGAGTTGCTGACCAACGCGATCAAGCACGGTGGGGTGAGCCGCGCCGAACTGCAGTTGTTCGAACTGGATTCGATGCTGCGGCTCTACGTCTCCGACCGCGGCCGGGGCGGGGCGCGGATGCACCCGGCCGGTGGACTGGCGGGGCTGGCCGACCGGTTGCGCGCGGTGGACGGTTACCTGTCCATCGACAGCCCGCCGGGCGGGCCTACCGTGGTCGCCGTCGAAATTCCGGTCTAG
- a CDS encoding acyl-CoA desaturase, translating to MTGLQDRLTPEQVEEFGRELDDLRQRIVADLGQEDVDYIHKLIKTQRGLEVAGRGLMFAGFFPPAWLAGVGALSLAKILDNMEIGHNVMHGQYDWTRDPALSSQNFEWDTVAPSDNWRHSHNYIHHTYTNILDKDRDIGYGILRMDPEQKWHPYYLGNPVYATLLALFFQWGVMLHDLEVDRVLKGERKWSEFKEVRAKIARKAARQFGKDYVLFPLLTGPMAPLTLLGNASANLVRNLWAFSIIFCGHFPADVESFTEAETEQENRGQWYLRQILGSANISGGKLFHILSGNLSHQIEHHLFPDIPARRYPQIAPEVRAICEKYGLPYHTGPLRKQLFSVARKIVKLALPGKEQPEPGPRTVVGDRQPAAA from the coding sequence ATGACTGGGCTGCAGGACCGGCTCACCCCCGAGCAGGTCGAGGAGTTCGGCCGCGAACTGGACGACCTGCGCCAGCGGATCGTGGCGGATCTTGGCCAGGAAGACGTGGACTACATCCACAAGCTGATCAAGACCCAGCGTGGCCTCGAGGTGGCCGGGCGCGGGCTGATGTTCGCCGGCTTCTTCCCGCCCGCGTGGCTGGCCGGGGTCGGCGCGCTGTCGCTGGCGAAGATCCTGGACAACATGGAGATCGGGCACAACGTCATGCACGGCCAGTACGACTGGACCCGTGACCCGGCGCTCAGCTCGCAGAACTTCGAGTGGGACACGGTGGCGCCGTCGGACAACTGGCGCCACTCGCACAACTACATCCACCACACCTACACCAACATCCTCGACAAGGACCGCGACATCGGTTACGGGATCCTGCGCATGGACCCGGAGCAGAAGTGGCACCCCTACTACCTGGGCAACCCGGTCTACGCCACGCTGCTGGCGCTGTTCTTCCAGTGGGGCGTGATGCTGCACGACCTCGAGGTGGACCGCGTGCTCAAGGGCGAGCGCAAGTGGTCGGAGTTCAAGGAGGTCCGGGCGAAGATCGCGCGCAAGGCCGCGCGGCAGTTCGGCAAGGACTACGTGCTCTTCCCGTTGCTGACCGGGCCGATGGCACCGCTGACCCTGCTCGGCAACGCGAGCGCGAACCTGGTCCGCAACCTGTGGGCGTTCTCGATCATCTTCTGCGGGCACTTCCCGGCCGACGTGGAGAGCTTCACCGAGGCCGAGACCGAGCAGGAGAACCGCGGCCAGTGGTACCTGCGGCAGATCCTCGGCTCGGCGAACATCAGCGGCGGCAAGCTGTTCCACATCCTGTCGGGCAACCTGTCGCACCAGATCGAGCACCACCTGTTCCCGGACATCCCGGCGCGCCGCTACCCGCAGATCGCGCCGGAGGTCCGCGCCATCTGCGAGAAGTACGGCCTGCCGTACCACACCGGCCCGCTGCGCAAGCAGTTGTTCTCGGTGGCGCGCAAGATCGTGAAACTGGCGCTGCCCGGCAAGGAGCAGCCGGAGCCGGGGCCCCGTACCGTGGTCGGTGACCGGCAACCGGCTGCGGCTTGA
- a CDS encoding ferredoxin reductase: MGKLASVAEALLTPHGVDRYLELIDPMLVRRGIRGRITAVRRQTPATLTMTIRPSRAWRGFRAGQYVRVTVTIDGVRRTRCYSPACSQHRADGQLELTVKALEDGLVSGYLHRYAEPGMVLGLSEPDGTFGLPDPRPEHVLLISGGSGITPVLAMLRTLADENHPGEVALLHYENEPADLPYRAELAELVADRPNFRVRFACTMTDRGGDLHGFFSRAHLDQVAPWFGAAETFLCGPVPLMDSVRKEYANEGLSERLHTEEFTPPAFAAEPGEVTGQVRFTRSGKEFANSGKPLLEQAEDAGLRPEHGCRMGICFSCTQLKASGPVRNLRTGEVSAEDNEEIQLCISAPCGDVEINA, translated from the coding sequence ATGGGAAAGCTCGCTTCGGTCGCCGAGGCCCTGCTCACCCCCCACGGCGTGGACCGGTACCTCGAACTCATCGACCCGATGCTGGTGCGGCGGGGGATCCGGGGCCGGATCACCGCGGTGCGGCGGCAGACACCGGCCACGCTGACCATGACCATCCGGCCGAGCCGGGCCTGGCGCGGCTTCCGCGCCGGTCAGTACGTGCGCGTGACGGTCACCATCGACGGGGTGCGGCGCACCCGCTGCTACTCACCCGCCTGCTCGCAGCACCGGGCGGACGGGCAGCTCGAACTCACCGTCAAGGCACTCGAGGACGGCCTGGTCTCCGGGTACCTGCACCGTTATGCCGAGCCCGGCATGGTGCTCGGGTTGTCCGAGCCCGACGGCACTTTCGGCCTGCCCGACCCGCGCCCGGAACACGTGCTGCTGATCAGCGGCGGCAGCGGGATCACCCCGGTGCTGGCCATGCTGCGCACGCTGGCCGACGAGAACCACCCCGGCGAGGTCGCGCTGCTGCACTACGAGAACGAGCCGGCGGACCTGCCCTACCGCGCCGAACTGGCCGAACTGGTGGCGGACAGGCCCAACTTCCGGGTCCGCTTCGCCTGCACCATGACCGACCGCGGCGGTGACCTGCACGGCTTCTTCTCCCGCGCGCACCTGGACCAGGTGGCGCCGTGGTTCGGCGCCGCGGAGACCTTTCTCTGCGGTCCGGTGCCGCTGATGGATTCGGTGCGCAAGGAGTACGCGAACGAGGGCTTGAGTGAACGCCTGCACACCGAGGAGTTCACGCCACCCGCGTTCGCCGCCGAGCCGGGCGAGGTGACCGGGCAAGTGCGGTTCACCCGCAGCGGCAAGGAGTTCGCCAACTCCGGCAAGCCGCTGCTGGAGCAGGCCGAGGACGCCGGGCTGCGCCCGGAGCACGGCTGCCGGATGGGCATCTGCTTCTCGTGCACGCAGCTCAAGGCCAGCGGCCCGGTGCGCAACCTGCGCACCGGCGAGGTCTCGGCCGAGGACAACGAGGAAATCCAGCTGTGCATCTCCGCCCCCTGCGGGGACGTCGAGATCAACGCCTGA
- a CDS encoding TetR family transcriptional regulator yields MTAEPVSRSERKQRTRRALLDGALALLADRVFATLSLREVTKSAGIVPTAFYRHFASMEELGVVLVEESMQTLRGMLRSARRDKRAFQDVIRASVQLLDEHVREQPDHFRFLLRERYAGTGAVPAAIGLELRLFSSELAVDLARFEYLREWDTEDLHMMAELIVTAMQATVLELIEANGPEARARVVRTAEKRLRLIVLGVPNWQRTS; encoded by the coding sequence GTGACCGCCGAGCCCGTCAGCCGATCCGAGCGCAAGCAGCGCACGCGCCGCGCGCTGCTGGACGGCGCGCTGGCCTTGCTGGCGGACCGCGTGTTCGCCACGCTCAGCCTGCGCGAGGTCACCAAGTCGGCGGGCATCGTGCCGACAGCCTTCTACCGGCACTTCGCGTCGATGGAGGAACTCGGCGTGGTGCTGGTCGAGGAGTCGATGCAGACGCTGCGCGGCATGCTGCGCTCGGCGCGGCGGGACAAGCGGGCCTTCCAGGACGTCATCCGCGCTTCGGTCCAGTTGCTCGACGAACACGTCCGCGAGCAGCCGGACCACTTCCGGTTCCTGCTGCGCGAGCGCTACGCCGGCACCGGCGCGGTGCCCGCGGCGATCGGGCTGGAGCTGCGGTTGTTCTCCAGCGAGCTGGCCGTCGACCTGGCGCGCTTCGAGTACCTGCGCGAGTGGGACACCGAGGACCTGCACATGATGGCGGAGCTGATCGTCACCGCGATGCAGGCGACCGTGCTGGAGCTGATCGAGGCGAACGGGCCGGAAGCGCGGGCCAGGGTGGTGCGAACGGCGGAGAAGCGGCTCCGGCTCATCGTGCTCGGGGTACCGAATTGGCAAAGGACCTCCTGA
- a CDS encoding Re/Si-specific NAD(P)(+) transhydrogenase subunit alpha, with product MTDSGPVTVGVVKESLPGERRVALVPKAVGRLVARGLEVVVESGAGDAALLTDSDYEANGATIGDAWAAGVVLKVAPPTAVEATRLAPGTVLIGFLAPLSNVERIKELAEGGVTAFAVESIPRITRAQSMDALSSQSSVAGYRAVLLAAERLTRFFPMLTTAAGTVPPAKVLVLGAGVAGLQALATARRLGAQTTGYDVRPEVAEQVRSVGAQWLDLGIEAVGEGGYARELTPGERAEQQRRLTEAITRFDVVVTTALVPGRRAPVLVTAEAVEGMPSGGVIVDLAGESGGNCELTEAGKDVVRHGVTISSPLNLPAGMPAHASELYSRNLTELLGLLVNDEGVLALDFSDEVVAGACVTGEGRD from the coding sequence GTGACCGATTCCGGGCCGGTGACGGTCGGCGTGGTGAAGGAGTCGCTACCTGGTGAACGCCGGGTCGCACTGGTGCCGAAGGCGGTCGGGCGGCTGGTCGCCCGCGGGCTGGAGGTGGTCGTGGAGAGCGGCGCCGGCGACGCGGCACTGCTCACCGACAGTGACTACGAAGCGAACGGCGCCACCATCGGCGACGCCTGGGCGGCCGGGGTGGTGCTCAAGGTCGCGCCGCCGACCGCGGTGGAGGCCACCCGGCTGGCGCCGGGCACCGTGCTGATCGGCTTCCTCGCCCCACTGTCCAATGTGGAAAGAATCAAGGAGCTGGCCGAGGGCGGGGTGACCGCCTTCGCGGTGGAGTCCATCCCACGGATCACCCGCGCGCAGTCGATGGACGCGCTCTCGTCGCAGAGCAGCGTCGCCGGGTACCGCGCGGTGCTGCTCGCCGCCGAACGGCTGACCCGGTTCTTCCCGATGCTCACCACCGCCGCCGGCACCGTGCCCCCGGCGAAGGTGCTGGTGCTCGGCGCCGGGGTCGCCGGACTGCAGGCGCTGGCCACCGCGCGGCGGCTCGGCGCGCAGACCACCGGCTACGACGTGCGGCCCGAGGTCGCCGAGCAGGTGCGATCGGTCGGCGCGCAGTGGCTCGACCTCGGCATCGAGGCCGTCGGCGAAGGCGGGTACGCCAGGGAACTGACCCCCGGGGAACGCGCCGAGCAGCAACGCAGGCTCACCGAGGCGATCACCCGGTTCGACGTGGTGGTCACCACCGCGCTGGTGCCGGGACGGCGCGCACCGGTGCTGGTCACCGCCGAGGCGGTCGAAGGCATGCCGTCCGGCGGCGTGATCGTCGACCTGGCAGGCGAATCCGGCGGCAACTGCGAGCTGACCGAAGCCGGGAAGGACGTGGTCCGCCACGGCGTGACGATCAGCTCACCGCTGAACCTGCCCGCCGGCATGCCCGCGCACGCGAGCGAGCTGTACTCGCGCAACCTCACCGAACTGCTCGGCCTGCTGGTGAACGACGAAGGCGTGCTGGCGCTGGACTTCTCCGACGAAGTGGTCGCCGGAGCGTGTGTCACGGGGGAGGGACGGGACTGA
- a CDS encoding NAD(P) transhydrogenase subunit alpha, with product MLQNLAILVLAGFLGFAVISKVPNTLHTPLMSGTNAIHGIVLLGGLIVLGLGVDGVLNKILLVIAIAFGTINVVGGFLVTDRMLSMFKGKRAPDASRKEDA from the coding sequence ATGCTGCAGAACCTGGCGATCCTGGTGCTCGCGGGCTTTCTCGGCTTCGCGGTGATCTCCAAGGTGCCGAACACGCTGCACACGCCGCTGATGTCGGGCACGAACGCCATCCACGGCATCGTGCTGCTCGGCGGGCTGATCGTGCTCGGGCTCGGCGTGGACGGGGTGCTGAACAAGATCCTGCTGGTGATCGCGATCGCCTTCGGCACGATCAACGTGGTCGGCGGCTTCCTGGTGACCGACCGCATGCTCTCGATGTTCAAGGGCAAACGCGCTCCGGACGCTTCGCGGAAGGAGGACGCGTGA
- a CDS encoding NAD(P)(+) transhydrogenase (Re/Si-specific) subunit beta: MTEFIAVLYIVAFALFVYGLMGLTGPRTAVRGNWIAAAGMVLAVVATLLTPGMGNWGLIVLGVVLGVLVGVPAARKVKMTAMPQMVALFNGVGGGAVALIAWVEFNATDGYAHEPAYVAIASLFSALVGSISFWGSNIAFGKLQELITGRPVSVGKLQQPLNLALLLIAVGCGVAIAAGAGSGWLIAGLLVAAALLGVMVVLPIGGADMPVVISLLNALTGLSAAAMGLALDNTALIVAGMIVGASGSILTNLMAKAMNRSIPAIVAGGFGGAPVASGRSGPDRPVRATSAADTAIQMAYAGRVVVVPGYGMAVAQAQHAVREMADLLEGKGIQVSYAIHPVAGRMPGHMNVLLAEADVPYERLKEMDEINSDFPQTDVALVIGANDVVNPAAETDPASPIYGMPILKVNTSRSVIVLKRSMSSGFAGVDNDLFYDTRTSMLFGDAKSSVGEIVEELKAL; the protein is encoded by the coding sequence GTGACCGAGTTCATCGCGGTTCTCTACATCGTCGCGTTCGCCCTGTTCGTCTACGGCCTGATGGGGCTGACCGGGCCGCGGACGGCGGTGCGCGGCAACTGGATCGCCGCCGCGGGCATGGTGCTCGCGGTGGTCGCCACCCTGCTCACCCCCGGTATGGGGAACTGGGGCCTGATCGTGCTCGGTGTGGTGCTGGGCGTGCTGGTCGGCGTGCCCGCCGCGCGCAAGGTGAAGATGACCGCGATGCCGCAGATGGTGGCGCTGTTCAACGGCGTCGGCGGTGGTGCGGTGGCGCTGATCGCGTGGGTCGAGTTCAACGCCACCGACGGTTACGCGCACGAACCCGCGTACGTCGCGATCGCCTCGCTGTTCTCCGCGCTGGTCGGCTCGATTTCGTTCTGGGGCTCCAACATCGCCTTCGGCAAGCTCCAGGAACTGATCACCGGGCGGCCGGTTTCGGTGGGCAAGCTGCAGCAGCCGCTGAACCTGGCGCTGTTGCTGATCGCCGTCGGCTGCGGGGTGGCGATCGCGGCGGGCGCCGGGTCCGGCTGGTTGATCGCCGGGCTGCTGGTGGCGGCCGCGCTGCTCGGGGTGATGGTGGTGCTGCCGATCGGTGGCGCGGACATGCCGGTGGTGATCTCGCTGCTGAACGCGCTCACCGGGTTGTCGGCCGCGGCGATGGGGCTGGCGCTGGACAACACCGCGCTGATCGTGGCGGGCATGATCGTCGGCGCCTCGGGTTCGATCCTGACCAACCTGATGGCCAAGGCGATGAACCGGTCCATCCCGGCGATCGTGGCCGGTGGTTTCGGTGGCGCGCCGGTGGCCTCGGGCCGGTCGGGGCCGGACCGCCCGGTGCGCGCGACCAGTGCTGCGGACACCGCGATCCAGATGGCTTACGCCGGGCGGGTGGTTGTCGTGCCGGGGTACGGGATGGCCGTGGCGCAGGCGCAGCACGCCGTGCGTGAGATGGCGGACCTGTTGGAGGGCAAGGGGATCCAGGTGTCCTACGCGATCCACCCGGTGGCCGGGCGGATGCCGGGGCACATGAACGTGCTGCTCGCCGAGGCGGACGTGCCCTACGAGCGGCTCAAGGAGATGGACGAGATCAACTCGGACTTCCCGCAGACCGACGTGGCACTGGTGATCGGCGCGAACGACGTGGTCAACCCGGCGGCGGAAACCGATCCGGCGTCGCCGATCTACGGCATGCCGATCCTGAAGGTGAACACCAGCCGCTCGGTGATCGTGCTGAAGCGCTCGATGAGTTCGGGCTTCGCCGGGGTGGACAACGACCTGTTCTACGACACCAGGACGAGCATGCTCTTCGGGGACGCGAAGAGTTCGGTCGGGGAGATCGTGGAGGAGCTCAAAGCGTTGTGA
- a CDS encoding Lsr2 family protein — translation MARNTAVQLLDDITGEPAEETVRFELDGVTYDIDLSGENADRLREILEPFVSNGRRTGGRKKIVRHRAVRGRGKAAAKAPAKKAASATKTTAKAEPKKAAKAATEKPAAAAKAPAAKSAAAKASAAKPASAKKAPAARSTATAKKATAEKPAAAKKPAAKRAPAKKTTPAAKTAAKSTPAAKTASKSAPVAKSAQAANETPPAKEAKAPVKKAPRKAPPVTFSAAE, via the coding sequence GTGGCCAGGAACACCGCGGTCCAACTGCTGGACGACATCACGGGCGAGCCCGCCGAGGAAACGGTGCGGTTCGAGCTGGACGGGGTGACCTACGACATCGACCTGTCCGGGGAGAACGCCGACCGGCTCAGGGAAATCCTCGAGCCCTTCGTGAGCAACGGACGGCGCACCGGCGGCCGGAAGAAGATCGTGCGGCACCGGGCGGTCAGGGGCAGGGGGAAGGCCGCCGCGAAGGCTCCGGCCAAGAAGGCCGCTTCGGCGACGAAGACGACGGCGAAGGCCGAGCCGAAGAAGGCGGCGAAGGCCGCGACCGAAAAGCCCGCGGCAGCCGCGAAGGCTCCGGCTGCCAAGTCGGCGGCGGCGAAGGCTTCGGCCGCAAAGCCCGCTTCGGCGAAGAAGGCCCCTGCCGCAAGGTCCACGGCGACGGCGAAGAAGGCAACGGCCGAAAAGCCCGCCGCGGCGAAGAAGCCCGCTGCCAAGCGGGCACCGGCCAAGAAGACCACGCCCGCCGCGAAGACGGCGGCGAAGAGCACCCCGGCGGCCAAGACGGCATCGAAGTCGGCGCCGGTCGCCAAGTCAGCTCAGGCTGCCAACGAAACGCCGCCCGCCAAGGAGGCCAAGGCGCCGGTCAAGAAGGCTCCGCGCAAGGCCCCGCCCGTCACCTTCTCCGCGGCCGAATAA